The Terriglobales bacterium genome segment TTCGGAACCTGCGCGGGGCGGCGGTGTTCTAATAGGGAGCGCGCGGAAAGCCGCGTTGGAAGCGGCGAATCTCTCGCGACGAAAGGGCAGCCGGTGCATCTAACAGAACAGGCCGAGATGCTGCGGGTCGAGAACCTCAAGAAGGTCTTCCGCAGCGGCAGGTCAGACCTGGTGCTCTTTGAAAACCTGTCCTTCCGGGTACGGAAGGGAGAGATGCTGGCGATCGTGGGGGAAAGCGGCGCGGGCAAGAGTACCTTGCTGCACATCATGGGAGCTCTTGATACCCCGTCCGCAGGCGACGTATACTGCGCCGCAATGCAGCTGCGATCGCTTTCCGACGATGCCGCGGCGGAATTCCGAAACAATCGAATAGGGTTCGTCTGGCAGTTCCACTACCTGCTGCCGGAATTCACCGCGGTGGAGAACGTCGCGATGCCGCTGTTGATGCGGGGCCGCGACAAGTCGGAGGCCGAACGCGAGGCGCTCGGGTGGTTGCGCGAAGTCGGGCTGGAAGAGCGCGCGCACCATCGTTCGGGCGAGTTGAGCGGGGGCGAGCAGCAGCGCGTCGCGCTGGCGCGCGCGCTCATCACCAGGCCGCAGCTGCTGATGGCCGACGAGCCGACCGGCGACCTGGACGCGAAGACCGCCGAAGCCGTATTCGAGCTGATCGCGCGGCTGCATCGCGAGCATCAGCTCACCTCCCTCATCGTCACCCACAACATGGATTTCGCCCGGCGCTGCGACCGCGTGTTGCGCCTGGCGGGCGGGCGCGTGGAGGAGTTGCGGCCGGAAAGTTTGCCGGCGTAGAGGAAACGCCGGAGGGACAGGTCTTGGGTTTGGTTGTGCGGGACCGAACGAGGTGTTCCCGCAGTTGGTTTTTGCTGGTGAAGGCGCAGGGCGAGTCGCATAATGGCCTTGTCCCCAGCAGAAGGTGTTGCTCTCGGGCTCAGCGGTGACTCCGAGGGCACGGAGAAGGAGGCTTGGCGTCCGCCGCATGG includes the following:
- a CDS encoding ABC transporter ATP-binding protein — its product is MLRVENLKKVFRSGRSDLVLFENLSFRVRKGEMLAIVGESGAGKSTLLHIMGALDTPSAGDVYCAAMQLRSLSDDAAAEFRNNRIGFVWQFHYLLPEFTAVENVAMPLLMRGRDKSEAEREALGWLREVGLEERAHHRSGELSGGEQQRVALARALITRPQLLMADEPTGDLDAKTAEAVFELIARLHREHQLTSLIVTHNMDFARRCDRVLRLAGGRVEELRPESLPA